From Cataglyphis hispanica isolate Lineage 1 chromosome 3, ULB_Chis1_1.0, whole genome shotgun sequence, a single genomic window includes:
- the LOC126848099 gene encoding UDP-galactose transporter senju: MGGISWSELFPGRWSSVIFISYVALFINQGILVTWSQRSGRYEYNTVAVVLMTEVLKLVISAAFYCKDNSILTLIQETKKNKKVLLLYMIPAFLYCLYNNLAFVNLARFDPTTYYILLQFRVVLTGIIFQVIFRKKLSMIQWFSLIILTGGCMVKHFDVHVFDTEFHVDISLFLILIQTTCSCLAGVYNEYLLKHQGADIDIFVQNVFMYIDSIFCNIVAIVLLTTFKNSVSDTFSNIEISSSLQPKIILIMLNNAIVGIITSFFLKTLNSILKTFASAMELIFTAVLCWILFNIVINTNTVISIAMVSLAIILYSKNPVQNIQSKETTESRKLLV; this comes from the exons ATGGGAGGAATAAGTTGGAGCGAATTATTTCCGGGAAGATGGAGTTCTGTCATATTTATTTCCTATGTAGctctctttataaatcaaG GTATTCTTGTGACATGGTCTCAAAGAAGTGGTcgttatgaatataataccGTGGCAGTTGTGTTGATGAcagaagttttaaaattagttatatctGCAGCATTCTATTGTAAGGA caATAGTATTTTAACTCTAATTCAGGAgacaaagaagaataaaaagg TGCTTTTACTGTACATGATAcctgcatttttatattgtctcTACAACAATCTAGCATTTGTCAATTTGGCTAGATTTGATCCTACGACATACTATATCTTGCTACAATTTCGCGTTGTGCTTACAGGAATCATATTTCAA gttatttttcgcaaaaaattgtcTATGATACAGTGGTTTTCACTAATAATCTTGACAGGTGGTTGTATGGTAAAGCATTTTGATGTCCATGTCTTTGATACAGAATTCCATGtagatatttctctctttctaattctTATACag ACAACATGCTCTTGTTTAGCTGGTGTTTATAACGAGTACTTGCTCAAGCATCAAGGTGCAGACATTgacatttttgtacaaaatgtatttatgtatattgacAGTATTTTCTGCAATATTGTAGCAATTGTTTTATTGACAACATTCAAGAATAGTGTTAGTGATACATTTAGTAACATTGAAATCAGTTCATCTTTGCaaccaaaaataatattaattatgttaaataatgcaattgtTGGAATAATAACAagttttttcttgaaaactttaaattctattttaaagacTTTTGCTAGTGCAATGGAACTGATTTTTACAGCAGTGTTATGttggattttatttaatatagttattaatacAAACACTGTCATTTCTATAGCTATGGTAAGTTTAGCcattattttgtattcaaaAAATCCTGTACAAAACATTCAATCTAAGGAAACGACAGAAAGTAGAAAACTTCTAGTataa
- the LOC126848094 gene encoding rabankyrin-5 isoform X1, whose amino-acid sequence MEDSTEAQKWQQHLSLLREQYVNLYNANLELQKEYAIATAEKQEGGFIGRLLATIASLYCQHRYSDINIKLIDQEVPAHKFVLSARTDFFSDATLVEKTVLDWSNLNSAVALVLLKWIYTGKVSQEHLTLDLMKAAAGFQLSEMVDQCERYLIGTVGLKDCVGLYAAAEELGTSRLKEHCSSLISAHWEDLRGEDFKEMPGSLLYKLLQTKSKYPLHAAVRLMREDVVFLYLVENNAELPKAVNAVDHKGETALEVALKSRQPSLARTLVEHGADLSATDARGLSLLHSAILKGDSYSSEFIIEQLENNNNVQKLCEPVNIIDGAKNTADLKQLEGCTALHLVAKHNTESMLAVGSRLLQAGIDPNLQDNRGWTALHSCISEKNDMLFDLLLEAKGIDIDETTNEDDTPLCFAMKTDPFNEYFASKLLTKGAIPNPIYNTTGDTLLHILTRECREEAALFLVDYCKNSLTKTNNEGFTILHEACKVGLKDLSRALIKNGLPTDIVTFSTGDTPIHFAISNLYTDIVNELLDTTDSNSQLTIKNNANETPLSLAIKAPFKKGKDIVLALIKAGANVNERNKEGLTLLHQAILKEDSATAIFLLENGADMNAKTANGETPLQLCVHCRLGEVVETLCRRGVDPSIGCPLWDALDSDQEDTASILVKYGADTDCWGPGPDGCQQTLLHRAIDDNKEDIAQFLIRSGCDLNAPRRPGPDGAGGDEAKDECTPLHLCCQWGLEQVVQTLIEHGADVNARDAEGKTPVHVAIQNQHSQIISLLLCHPNIDLNKRDKKGLTPFATALTVRNNKAAQAILERLPKAAEQYDNKGRNFLHTAIQKGDMESILFLLSIQVDVNSRIHDVTQTPPLHLAAMSGNEMLVRSLILAGARVNDTDANRNTALHVAAKAGHATVVSALLQNNINFDAVNADGDNALHVAVREGHVSVVRTLLTECTLDAEAVNLKGRNPLHELARCARDNAATICDLFLECMSQYPVNNADLDGNTPLLIAYMKGNGNLCRTLVKAGACLGSMNKDGITIFNYQVATKQLLYRLLDSLTQEAPWSDKDCCLECGTKFSLTMRKHHCRHCGRILCSKCSGQDVPILKFGLNKPVRVCNICFDVLLGTSSPQSS is encoded by the exons atgg AGGATTCTACGGAAGCGCAAAAATGGCAACAACATCTATCCCTGCTGCGAGAACAATATGTCAATTTGTACAATGCAAACTTAGAACTACAAAAGGAGTACGCTATTGCTACAGCTGAGAAGCAAGAGGGTGGATTTATCGGTAGACTTCTGGCAACTATAGCATCTTTATATTGTCAACATCGTTACAg tgatataaacataaaattgattgatcaAGAAGTACCAGCacataaatttgtattgtCTGCCAGGACTGATTTTTTTAGTGATGCAACTCTTGTTGAAAAAACTGTTTtag attggaGCAATTTAAATAGCGCTGTAGCATTAGTATTGTTAAAATGGATTTATACAGGCAAAGTGTCTCAAGAACATCTAACATTGGATTTAATGAAAGCAGCAGCTGGCTTTCAATTATCAGAAATGGTAGATCAATGTGAAAGATATCTGATTGGGACAGTGGGATTGAAGGATTGTGTGGGATTGTATGCAGCAGCTGAGGAATTGGGTACTTCAAGGTTAAAGGAGCATTGTAGTTCCTTAATCTCAGCACATTgg gaAGATTTAAGAGGCGAAGATTTCAAAGAGATGCCAGGTTCTCTGCTATACAAGTTATTGCAAACTAAGAGTAAATATCCTTTACATGCAGCGGTACGGTTGATGCGAGAAGACGTTGTGTTTCTATACTTAGTGGAAAATAATGCCGAG CTTCCAAAGGCAGTCAATGCTGTAGATCACAAAGGAGAAACGGCTCTAGAAGTTGCTCTGAAAAGTCGTCAGCCATCTCTAGCTCGTACCTTGGTTGAACATGGAGCAGATCTGAGTGCAACAGATGCAAGGGGTTTATCTCTCCTTCATTCAGCAATTCTGAAAGGAGACTCTTACTCATCTGAATTTATAATCGAACAATtagaaaacaataataatgtgcAGAAGTTATGTGAAcctgtaaatattattgatggcGCGAAAAATACAGCCGATCTTAAGCAGTTGGAAGGTTGTACTGCCTTACATCTAGTAGCAAAGCATAATACGGAAAGCATGTTAGCAGTTGGATCAAGATTACTTCAAGCAGGAATTGATCCAAATTTACAAGATAATAGAGGatg GACTGCACTTCATAGCTGTATTTCGGAGAAGAATGATATGCTGTTTGATCTGTTACTTGAGGCAAAGGGTATAGATATAGATGAAACCACAAACGAAGATGATACACCATTGTGTTTCGCGATGAAGACGGATCCCTTCAATGAGTATTTTGCATCTAAATTGTTAACTAAAGGCGCTATACCGAATCCGATCTATAACACCACTGGAGATACATTGCTTCATATCTTGACGCGAGAATGTAGAGAAGAGGCGGCACTATTCTTAGtggattattgtaaaaatagctTAACGAAAACTAACAATGAAGGTTTTACGATATTACATGAAGCATGCAAGGTCGGCTTAAAAGATCTGTCTCGAGCTTTAATTAAGAACGGACTGCCAACTGATATTGTCACTTTTTCCACTGGTGACACGCCGATTCATTTCGCCATCTCGAATCTATACACAGATATAGTCAATGAATTATTAGATACTACTGATTCGAATTCACAATTGACTATTAAGAATAATGCGAACGAGACGCCTTTGAGCTTAGCTATAAAGGCACCATTTAAAAAAGGCAAAGATATTGTACTAGCTCTGATAAAAGCTGGAGCTAATGTGAATGAACGCAACAAAGAAGGTTTGACTTTGTTACATCAAGCAATATTAAAGGAAGATTCAGCTACTGCTATATTTCTTCTAGAAAATGGTGCTGACATGAATGCAAA AACAGCCAACGGAGAAACGCCGCTACAATTGTGCGTACATTGTAGACTAGGCGAAGTGGTGGAAACTCTTTGTAGACGAGGTGTGGACCCTTCAATAGGATGTCCGTTATGGGACGCTTTAGACTCAGATCAAGAAGACACTGCATCAATCTTGGTTAAATACGGAGCGGATACCGATTGTTGGGGTCCTGGTCCCGATGGTTGTCAGCAAACACTGTTACATAGAGCGATCGATGATAACAAGGAGGATATCGCACAATTTTTGATCAGAAG CGGGTGCGATTTGAATGCTCCGAGACGACCTGGTCCAGATGGTGCCGGTGGAGATGAGGCGAAAGATGAATGTACGCCGTTACATTTGTGTTGTCAATGGGGATTGGAACAAGTTGTTCAAACGCTTATCGAACACGGAGCCGACGTGAACGCTCGCGACGCGGAGGGAAAGACTCCTGTGCATGTAGCGATACAGAATCAGCATTCGCAGATAATATCTCTTTTGCTGTGTCACCCGAATATAGATCTGAACAAGAGGGATAAGAAAGGACTTACGCCATTCGCGACTGCCCTAACGGTCCGTAATAATAAAGCCGCGCAAGCGATATTAGAGAGATTACCTAAGGCCGCCGAACAATACGACAATAAGGGCAGAAACTTCTTGCATACTGCCATACAGAAGGGTGACATGGAGagcattttgtttttattatctatacaa GTAGATGTAAATTCGAGAATACATGACGTTACACAAACACCTCCACTGCATCTCGCTGCTATGTCAGGAAACGAGATGTTAGTGCGAAGTTTAATATTAGCGGGTGCTCGTGTTAATGATACTGATGCAAATAGGAACACCGCGCTGCATGTGGCAGCTAAAGCGGGACATGCCACTGTTGTCTCTGCGCTATTGCAA AACAATATTAACTTCGACGCAGTGAATGCGGACGGTGACAACGCGTTGCATGTAGCTGTAAGAGAAGGTCATGTATCAGTGGTGAGGACGTTATTGACCGAGTGTACACTGGATGCGGAGGCTGTGAATCTCAAGGGCCGTAATCCTCTACATGAGCTAGCCAGATGCGCTAGGGACAATGCTGCAACAATATGCGATCTATTTTTAGAATGCATGTCGCAATATCCCGTCAATAACGCAG actTAGATGGAAACACACCGTTGTTGATTGCATACATGAAGGGTAATGGCAATCTTTGCAGAACATTGGTAAAAGCTGGAGCATGCTTAGGTTCGATGAATAAAGATGGAATTACAATCTTCAATTATCAAGTAGCAACGAAACAGTTATTATACAGATTATTAGATTCTTTAACACAAGAAGCACCATGGTCTGATAAAGATTGCTGCTTAGAATGCGGAACGAAATTCTCCCTTACAATGCGCAAACATCATTG TCGGCACTGTGGACGTATTTTATGCAGCAAATGTTCGGGTCAGGATGTTCCGATTTTGAAATTTGGTTTAAACAAGCCGGTACGTGTATGCAACATATGTTTCGATGTATTGCTGGGTAC
- the LOC126848094 gene encoding rabankyrin-5 isoform X2 codes for MEDSTEAQKWQQHLSLLREQYVNLYNANLELQKEYAIATAEKQEGGFIGRLLATIASLYCQHRYSDINIKLIDQEVPAHKFVLSARTDFFSDATLVEKTVLDWSNLNSAVALVLLKWIYTGKVSQEHLTLDLMKAAAGFQLSEMVDQCERYLIGTVGLKDCVGLYAAAEELGTSRLKEHCSSLISAHWEDLRGEDFKEMPGSLLYKLLQTKSKYPLHAAVRLMREDVVFLYLVENNAELPKAVNAVDHKGETALEVALKSRQPSLARTLVEHGADLSATDARGLSLLHSAILKGDSYSSEFIIEQLENNNNVQKLCEPVNIIDGAKNTADLKQLEGCTALHLVAKHNTESMLAVGSRLLQAGIDPNLQDNRGWTALHSCISEKNDMLFDLLLEAKGIDIDETTNEDDTPLCFAMKTDPFNEYFASKLLTKGAIPNPIYNTTGDTLLHILTRECREEAALFLVDYCKNSLTKTNNEGFTILHEACKVGLKDLSRALIKNGLPTDIVTFSTGDTPIHFAISNLYTDIVNELLDTTDSNSQLTIKNNANETPLSLAIKAPFKKGKDIVLALIKAGANVNERNKEGLTLLHQAILKEDSATAIFLLENGADMNAKTANGETPLQLCVHCRLGEVVETLCRRGVDPSIGCPLWDALDSDQEDTASILVKYGADTDCWGPGPDGCQQTLLHRAIDDNKEDIAQFLIRSGCDLNAPRRPGPDGAGGDEAKDECTPLHLCCQWGLEQVVQTLIEHGADVNARDAEGKTPVHVAIQNQHSQIISLLLCHPNIDLNKRDKKGLTPFATALTVRNNKAAQAILERLPKAAEQYDNKGRNFLHTAIQKGDMESILFLLSIQVDVNSRIHDVTQTPPLHLAAMSGNEMLVRSLILAGARVNDTDANRNTALHVAAKAGHATVVSALLQNNINFDAVNADGDNALHVAVREGHVSVVRTLLTECTLDAEAVNLKGRNPLHELARCARDNAATICDLFLECMSQYPVNNADLDGNTPLLIAYMKGNGNLCRTLVKAGACLGSMNKDGITIFNYQVATKQLLYRLLDSLTQEAPWSDKDCCLECGTKFSLTMRKHHWYE; via the exons atgg AGGATTCTACGGAAGCGCAAAAATGGCAACAACATCTATCCCTGCTGCGAGAACAATATGTCAATTTGTACAATGCAAACTTAGAACTACAAAAGGAGTACGCTATTGCTACAGCTGAGAAGCAAGAGGGTGGATTTATCGGTAGACTTCTGGCAACTATAGCATCTTTATATTGTCAACATCGTTACAg tgatataaacataaaattgattgatcaAGAAGTACCAGCacataaatttgtattgtCTGCCAGGACTGATTTTTTTAGTGATGCAACTCTTGTTGAAAAAACTGTTTtag attggaGCAATTTAAATAGCGCTGTAGCATTAGTATTGTTAAAATGGATTTATACAGGCAAAGTGTCTCAAGAACATCTAACATTGGATTTAATGAAAGCAGCAGCTGGCTTTCAATTATCAGAAATGGTAGATCAATGTGAAAGATATCTGATTGGGACAGTGGGATTGAAGGATTGTGTGGGATTGTATGCAGCAGCTGAGGAATTGGGTACTTCAAGGTTAAAGGAGCATTGTAGTTCCTTAATCTCAGCACATTgg gaAGATTTAAGAGGCGAAGATTTCAAAGAGATGCCAGGTTCTCTGCTATACAAGTTATTGCAAACTAAGAGTAAATATCCTTTACATGCAGCGGTACGGTTGATGCGAGAAGACGTTGTGTTTCTATACTTAGTGGAAAATAATGCCGAG CTTCCAAAGGCAGTCAATGCTGTAGATCACAAAGGAGAAACGGCTCTAGAAGTTGCTCTGAAAAGTCGTCAGCCATCTCTAGCTCGTACCTTGGTTGAACATGGAGCAGATCTGAGTGCAACAGATGCAAGGGGTTTATCTCTCCTTCATTCAGCAATTCTGAAAGGAGACTCTTACTCATCTGAATTTATAATCGAACAATtagaaaacaataataatgtgcAGAAGTTATGTGAAcctgtaaatattattgatggcGCGAAAAATACAGCCGATCTTAAGCAGTTGGAAGGTTGTACTGCCTTACATCTAGTAGCAAAGCATAATACGGAAAGCATGTTAGCAGTTGGATCAAGATTACTTCAAGCAGGAATTGATCCAAATTTACAAGATAATAGAGGatg GACTGCACTTCATAGCTGTATTTCGGAGAAGAATGATATGCTGTTTGATCTGTTACTTGAGGCAAAGGGTATAGATATAGATGAAACCACAAACGAAGATGATACACCATTGTGTTTCGCGATGAAGACGGATCCCTTCAATGAGTATTTTGCATCTAAATTGTTAACTAAAGGCGCTATACCGAATCCGATCTATAACACCACTGGAGATACATTGCTTCATATCTTGACGCGAGAATGTAGAGAAGAGGCGGCACTATTCTTAGtggattattgtaaaaatagctTAACGAAAACTAACAATGAAGGTTTTACGATATTACATGAAGCATGCAAGGTCGGCTTAAAAGATCTGTCTCGAGCTTTAATTAAGAACGGACTGCCAACTGATATTGTCACTTTTTCCACTGGTGACACGCCGATTCATTTCGCCATCTCGAATCTATACACAGATATAGTCAATGAATTATTAGATACTACTGATTCGAATTCACAATTGACTATTAAGAATAATGCGAACGAGACGCCTTTGAGCTTAGCTATAAAGGCACCATTTAAAAAAGGCAAAGATATTGTACTAGCTCTGATAAAAGCTGGAGCTAATGTGAATGAACGCAACAAAGAAGGTTTGACTTTGTTACATCAAGCAATATTAAAGGAAGATTCAGCTACTGCTATATTTCTTCTAGAAAATGGTGCTGACATGAATGCAAA AACAGCCAACGGAGAAACGCCGCTACAATTGTGCGTACATTGTAGACTAGGCGAAGTGGTGGAAACTCTTTGTAGACGAGGTGTGGACCCTTCAATAGGATGTCCGTTATGGGACGCTTTAGACTCAGATCAAGAAGACACTGCATCAATCTTGGTTAAATACGGAGCGGATACCGATTGTTGGGGTCCTGGTCCCGATGGTTGTCAGCAAACACTGTTACATAGAGCGATCGATGATAACAAGGAGGATATCGCACAATTTTTGATCAGAAG CGGGTGCGATTTGAATGCTCCGAGACGACCTGGTCCAGATGGTGCCGGTGGAGATGAGGCGAAAGATGAATGTACGCCGTTACATTTGTGTTGTCAATGGGGATTGGAACAAGTTGTTCAAACGCTTATCGAACACGGAGCCGACGTGAACGCTCGCGACGCGGAGGGAAAGACTCCTGTGCATGTAGCGATACAGAATCAGCATTCGCAGATAATATCTCTTTTGCTGTGTCACCCGAATATAGATCTGAACAAGAGGGATAAGAAAGGACTTACGCCATTCGCGACTGCCCTAACGGTCCGTAATAATAAAGCCGCGCAAGCGATATTAGAGAGATTACCTAAGGCCGCCGAACAATACGACAATAAGGGCAGAAACTTCTTGCATACTGCCATACAGAAGGGTGACATGGAGagcattttgtttttattatctatacaa GTAGATGTAAATTCGAGAATACATGACGTTACACAAACACCTCCACTGCATCTCGCTGCTATGTCAGGAAACGAGATGTTAGTGCGAAGTTTAATATTAGCGGGTGCTCGTGTTAATGATACTGATGCAAATAGGAACACCGCGCTGCATGTGGCAGCTAAAGCGGGACATGCCACTGTTGTCTCTGCGCTATTGCAA AACAATATTAACTTCGACGCAGTGAATGCGGACGGTGACAACGCGTTGCATGTAGCTGTAAGAGAAGGTCATGTATCAGTGGTGAGGACGTTATTGACCGAGTGTACACTGGATGCGGAGGCTGTGAATCTCAAGGGCCGTAATCCTCTACATGAGCTAGCCAGATGCGCTAGGGACAATGCTGCAACAATATGCGATCTATTTTTAGAATGCATGTCGCAATATCCCGTCAATAACGCAG actTAGATGGAAACACACCGTTGTTGATTGCATACATGAAGGGTAATGGCAATCTTTGCAGAACATTGGTAAAAGCTGGAGCATGCTTAGGTTCGATGAATAAAGATGGAATTACAATCTTCAATTATCAAGTAGCAACGAAACAGTTATTATACAGATTATTAGATTCTTTAACACAAGAAGCACCATGGTCTGATAAAGATTGCTGCTTAGAATGCGGAACGAAATTCTCCCTTACAATGCGCAAACATCATTGGTATGAATGA
- the LOC126848100 gene encoding uncharacterized protein LOC126848100: protein MRTTTNIMNKMRNFKPSLQITILYISILSYISRAQAEGISCFKCLMTPTRPEDTNLLCAHFDGSAKFQTFCPTSTLCMKKTVQYKSKTSVVTTVQRDCTPQKYISYVYSDVDKQWHKKEEIITTAYDEGCFIGEHRGAPTGPPEYCFCSFHLCNSSPSLIGMFNKICGTILALLIIKLM from the exons atgaggaCAACAactaatattatgaataaaatgcgCAATTTCAAGCCAAGTCTACAGattacgatattatatatcagtattttatcat atatttcacGAGCACAAGCAGAAGGCATTTCATGTTTCAAATGTCTCATGACACCAACAAGACCAGAAGATACAAATCTGCTTTGTGCCCATTTCGATGGGAGTGCCAAATTTCAGACATTTTGTCCAACTTCAACACTTTGTATGAAGAAAACTGttcaatataaatctaaaa catCTGTAGTAACCACTGTTCAGAGAGACTGCACAccacagaaatatatttcttatgtttacAGTGATGTTGATAAGCAGTggcataaaaaagaagagatcaTAACAACTGCTTATGATGAAGGTTGCTTTATAGGTGAACATAGGGGAGCACCGACTGGTCCACCCGAATATTGTTTTTGTAGTTTTCATTTGTGCAATTCATCTCCTTCATTAATAGGAAtgtttaacaaaatatgtGGAACAATCTTAGCACTgctgattataaaattgatgtaa